A window from Salvia miltiorrhiza cultivar Shanhuang (shh) chromosome 2, IMPLAD_Smil_shh, whole genome shotgun sequence encodes these proteins:
- the LOC131010950 gene encoding uncharacterized protein LOC131010950 produces MDRPPHDYGAPMSYGQQQASNAQQQQQQYGFHPQHQQFPPSVHGPPFMPPHPPVQQFPYPRPMQQTQLYPHLPPHPYQQTPSFPPHVPPHLLPSPYPGPYEAAPPPAPAPSDPELQKRIDKLVEYAVKNGPEFEAVVREREQDNPAYGFLFGGEGHNYYRYKLWMATRPLMGPFNPQFPGSMPVLHPPNPMMSPAPINAPNAAAAGSAHLQQPPFSPFYEQQHPHHSQPMVGHSRPEFDQPYRSFKGLSRPLPSDVEMEMNGVLNSLTGTKESIKGAKTWFMQRAPFAPGLAEALRDRVLSLDDSERQLHIVYLANDILFDSLQRRVNPQELDNEALAFKPVLGSMLAKIYHNLHNKDENQSRLQKILQFWASKEVYDQDTIYGLESDMLSGLPPNSFPGAHPDASGDRSAATGMVRTQNHMQWQPDKQSSITSIPNQEFADKLVPPVSSLPNQQFHLPSAPSGGFTGSMPVPSAVQPTNLQTAPAPGKVGEKLPPYPLFPPGLIPGMVRKMQIGSGVPYSPMSPLDIPTVIPPSNISQSEVLERVSKFFREIGEVNPSEGPMKSSESRGDDDDDDYEYERRSPSRKGGACIPPPRSLNVDPDTGTLPDGSVERKPGSSSSGRLGLGATADPNEPSQYDDVYSSYRKQRSTNYHTSMSARAAAR; encoded by the exons ATGGATCGACCGCCTCATGATTATGGTGCTCCTATGTCATATGGACAGCAGCAAGCTAGTAATgcacaacagcagcagcagcagtatgGTTTTCATCCACAGCACCAGCAATTTCCTCCATCTGTTCATGGCCCTCCTTTTATGCCCCCTCATCCTCCTGTACAACAATTCCCCTATCCTCGTCCAATGCAACAAACTCAACTCTATCCACATTTGCCTCCTCACCCTTATCAACAAACACCTTCTTTCCCTCCACATGTGCCTCCACATCTTCTTCCATCTCCTTATCCTGGGCCTTATGAGGCTGCACCACCCCCTGCTCCAGCGCCATCTGATCCTGAACTTCAAAAGCGCATCGACAAATTGGTTGAGTATGCTGTGAAGAATGGCCCAGAGTTTGAAGCTGTGGTCCGGGAAAGAGAGCAAGATAATCCTGCTTATGGTTTTCTTTTTGGTGGTGAAGGCCATAACTACTACCGCTATAAGCTTTGGATGGCAACAAGACCACTCATGGGCCCTTTTAACCCTCAGTTCCCAGGTTCGATGCCAGTGTTGCATCCTCCCAATCCCATGATGAGTCCAGCACCCATTAATGCTCCAAATGCTGCTGCTGCGGGATCTGCTCACCTGCAGCAACCTCCTTTTTCACCATTCTACGAGCAGCAGCACCCTCATCACTCTCAGCCGATGGTGGGTCATAGCCGTCCAGAATTTGATCAACCTTACCGATCTTTTAAAGGTCTATCTCGACCACTTCCATCTGATGTTGAGATGGAGATGAATGGTGTTTTGAACAGTCTCACTGGTACAAAGGAGTCGATAAAAGGTGCCAAGACTTGGTTTATGCAGAGGGCTCCATTTGCTCCTGGCCTGGCTGAGGCGCTCCGAGATAGGGTATTGTCCCTAGATGATTCTGAGAGGCAGTTGCATATAGTTTATCTTGCCAATGATATCCTCTTTGACAG CTTGCAGAGACGTGTCAACCCGCAGGAACTCGACAACGAGGCGCTTGCATTTAAGCCTGTCTTGGGTTCTATGCTTGCGAAGATATACCACAACCTGCATAACAAGGATGAAAACCAGTCACGTCTTCAGAAAATCTTGCAGTTTTGGGCCTCCAAAGAAGTATATGACCAAGATACAATCTATGGGCTTGAAAGTGACATGCTGAGTGGGTTACCGCCGAATTCTTTTCCAGGTGCTCATCCTGACGCATCAGGCGATCGTTCTGCTGCTACAG GGATGGTCCGGACGCAAAACCATATGCAATGGCAGCCGGATAAGCAGAGCTCCATTACAAGCATACCCAATCAAGAATTTGCAGATAAACTAGTCCCTCCTGTTTCATCTTTACCAAACCAGCAATTCCATCTTCCTTCAGCTCCTTCTGGTGGGTTCACAGGATCAATGCCTGTGCCATCTGCTGTTCAACCGACAAATCTACAAACTGCACCTGCTCCCGGAAAAGTTGGTGAAAAGCTTCCCCCGTATCCTTTGTTCCCACCCGGTCTTATTCCAGGTATGGTCAGAAAGATGCAGATAGGCAGTGGGGTACCTTACTCCCCAATGAGCCCTCTGGATATCCCAACCGTGATTCCACCTTCAAATATATCACAATCAGAAGTTCTCGAGAGAGTCTCAAAGTTCTTTAGGGAGATTGGAGAGGTCAACCCTTCagaaggacccatgaagtcatcTGAATCAAGGggcgatgatgatgatgatgattatgaATATGAGAGAAGATCTCCTTCCCGCAAGGGAGGAGCCTGCATCCCCCCGCCCCGCAGCTTAAATGTTGACCCAGATACTGGGACCCTTCCTGATGGAAGTGTAGAAAGAAAGCCCGGATCGAGCAGTTCTGGAAGATTGGGACTCGGGGCAACAGCAGATCCAAACGAGCCAAGTCAATATGACGATGTCTACTCTTCTTACAGGAAACAAAGAAGTACAAACTACCATACGTCCATGAGTGCAAGAGCTGCAGCAAGGTAG